The following coding sequences lie in one Chelmon rostratus isolate fCheRos1 chromosome 2, fCheRos1.pri, whole genome shotgun sequence genomic window:
- the prkar2ab gene encoding LOW QUALITY PROTEIN: protein kinase, cAMP-dependent, regulatory, type II, alpha, B (The sequence of the model RefSeq protein was modified relative to this genomic sequence to represent the inferred CDS: substituted 1 base at 1 genomic stop codon) yields MSKQPQPISPLKNFFAGGFGGVCLVLAGHPLDTIKVRLQTQPKPKPGEGLLYAGTIDCFKKTLAREVKYAGPMDCVKQLYRASGIRGIYKGTALTLMRDVPASGMYFTSYEWLKNLLTPAGKRLAVEIPAGLKELLQGYTVEVLRRRPPDLVEFAVQHFTRILEGQRNDQKAKKCSAKPKRKGVTFEANSNKPNKDNEEEEEEEDTVSEXSTTSKYNRRVSVCAEAYNPEDDEDEDTEPRVVHPKTDEQRRRLQDACRDILLFKTLEQEQFSEVLDGMFEVLVKPQEHIIDQGDDGDNFYVIEKGVYDILVQKDGVSVCVGRYDNKGSFGELALMYNTPRAATIVATQEGALWGLDRATFHRLIVRNNAKKRKMYEAFIECVPLLRSLELSERMKIVDVLGARVFKDGERLITQGDQADCFYIVESGEVKIMIKSKTKAGQQDNAEVEVARCSRGQYFGELALVTNKPRAASVYAVGDTKCLVIDIQAFERLLGPCMEIMKRNISQYEDQLVALFGSSVDLKH; encoded by the exons ATGTCCAAACAGCCGCAGCCGATCAGCCCTCTGAAGAACTTCTTCGCGGGAGGCTTTGGAGGGGTTTGCCTCGTCTTGGCCGGACATCCACTCGACACGATCAAA GTGCGTTTACAGACCCAGCCCAAACCCAAACCTGGAGAGGGCCTCCTGTACGCTGGAACCATTGATTGTTTTAAGAAGACCTTAGCCAGAGAG GTGAAGTATGCGGGACCCATGGACTGTGTAAAACAGCTTTACAGAGCGTCTGGGATCAGAGGAATCTACAAAGGCACCGCTCTGACTCTCATGAGAG ATGTTCCAGCGAGTGGGATGTACTTCACGTCCTACGAGTGGCTGAAGAACCTCCTCACACCGGCAGGAAAAAG ACT CGCTGTTGAGATACCGGCCGGTttgaaagagctgctgcagggctACACGGTGGAGGTGCTCCGCCGCAGGCCGCCAGACCTGGTCGAGTTTGCCGTGCAGCACTTCACACGAATTCTGGAGGGTCAAAGAAATGACCAGAAAGCGAAGAAATGCAGCGCCAAGCCCAAGAGGAAAGGAGTGACCTTTGAAGCGAACTCAAACAAGCCCAACAAGGacaatgaagaggaggaggaggaagaagatacTGTTAGTGAGT aGTCCACCACCAGTAAATACAACCGCAGAGTTTCAG TTTGTGCGGAGGCGTACAACCCAGAGGACGACGAGGACGAGGACACAGAGCCTCGGGTCGTCCACCCCAAAACAGACGAGCAGCGCCGCAGACTTCAGGATGCCTGCagagacattttactgtttaaaacGCTGGAGCAG GAGCAGTTCTCTGAAGTTTTGGACGGCATGTTCGAGGTGTTGGTCAAACCTCAGGAACACATCATAGACCAGGGAGACGATGGAGACAATTTCTACGTGATCGAGAA GGGCGTGTATGATATTCTTGTGCAGAAGGAcggagtgagtgtgtgcgttgGAAGGTATGACAATAAGGGTAGTTTTGGCGAGCTGGCTCTGATGTACAACACGCCGCGAGCTGCCACGATCGTTGCAACGCAGGAGGGCGCCCTGTGGGGCCTG GACCGAGCCACATTTCACAGGCTGATTGTTAGAAATAATGCGAAAAAGAGGAAGATGTATGAGGCCTTCATTGAGTGTGTCCCTCTTCTGAGGTCTCTTGAG CTGTCTGAGAGAATGAAGATTGTCGATGTTTTGGGAGCCAGAGTGTTCAAAGATGGAGAGCGCTTAATAACACAG GGGGACCAGGCTGACTGTTTCTATATTGTGGAATCAGGAGAGGTGAAGATAATGATAAAAAGCAAA ACGAAGGCGGGCCAGCAGGACAATGCAGAGGTTGAGGTGGCTCGTTGCTCTCGAGGGCAGTATTTTGGGGAACTGGCACTGGTCACCAACAAACCTCGTGCAGCGTCAGTTTATGCTGTGGGTGATACCAAATGTTTAG TAATTGACATCCAGGCTTTTGAGCGTTTGCTGGGACCCTGTATGGAGATCATGAAGAGGAACATTTCCCAGTATGAAGACCAGCTGGTGGCTTTGTTTGGCTCCAGTGTTGATTTAAAACACTAG